One genomic window of Elaeis guineensis isolate ETL-2024a chromosome 2, EG11, whole genome shotgun sequence includes the following:
- the LOC105055850 gene encoding auxin-induced protein 22D has translation MEGGATYVSDLGNLKATELRLGLPGTDAPEKPTPENPRGSKRALLEANEEFRGKSKSPEADPNGQEAAPMAKAQVVGWPPIRSYRKNSFQARKAEAEGAGLLVKVSMDGAPYLRKIDLKVYKGYKELGEALENLFKCFSLGELSGMEGCNGSEYAITYEDKDGDWMLVGDVPWEMFISSCKRLRIMTGSEARGMRSSP, from the exons ATGGAAGGTGGAGCGACCTATGTTAGTGATCTTGGTAACCTCAAGGCGACCGAGCTAAGGCTCGGCTTGCCGGGGACCGATGCACCTGAGAAACCAACACCGGAGAACCCAAGAGGTAGCAAACGGGCACTGCTGGAGGCCAATGAGGAGTTCCGGGGCAAAAGCAAGTCCCCAGAGGCTGACCCAAATGGCCAAGAAGCTGCGCCAATGGctaa GGCACAAGTTGTTGGATGGCCACCAATTCGATCATATAGGAAGAACAGCTTCCAAGCAAGGAAGGCAGAGGCAGAGGGTGCTGGGCTGTTGGTGAAAGTTAGCATGGATGGAGCTCCTTACTTGAGAAAGATTGATCTCAAGGTGTACAAGGGTTACAAGGAACTTGGAGAGGCCTTAGAGAACCTGTTCAAATGCTTTTCTCTAG GCGAGctttcagggatggaaggctgcAATGGATCAGAGTATGCCATCACCTATGAAGACAAAGATGGTGACTGGATGTTGGTTGGAGATGTACCATGGGA GATGTTCATCTCCTCTTGCAAAAGGCTGAGAATAATGACTGGATCTGAAGCAAGAGGCATGCGATCAAGTCCATGA